One window of the Candidatus Polarisedimenticolia bacterium genome contains the following:
- a CDS encoding CPBP family glutamic-type intramembrane protease: MDVLAFIAILTAYIWIFLPATQGKTAVGLAFTLLAVAMAAFFAWRKGIRWAQTGLKLRGFPGDLALYLGAAAAYRGIVLLLFRSAIVRFSEQDWPSPGRIPWFLTWALLQQFCLLAFLTNRLRQILRRDTPAAIVAAGLFAFFHLPNPFLVLYTLGGGLVIASIFLRRPSLPAATLAHALSSFLVANLLPGAITGWMRVGPLYWGRH, translated from the coding sequence TTGGACGTTCTGGCTTTCATCGCAATTCTCACGGCCTACATCTGGATCTTCCTTCCGGCGACACAAGGAAAGACGGCGGTGGGCCTGGCTTTCACCTTGCTCGCCGTCGCCATGGCGGCCTTCTTCGCCTGGAGGAAGGGAATCCGATGGGCGCAAACGGGACTTAAGCTCCGAGGTTTCCCCGGGGATCTGGCGCTCTACCTGGGGGCGGCCGCCGCGTACCGCGGCATCGTCCTGTTGCTGTTCCGGTCGGCCATCGTCCGTTTCTCCGAGCAGGACTGGCCGTCTCCCGGGCGCATCCCCTGGTTTCTGACCTGGGCATTGCTGCAGCAGTTCTGCCTCCTCGCATTCCTCACCAACCGGCTCCGCCAGATCCTGCGCCGCGACACGCCGGCGGCGATCGTCGCGGCGGGACTCTTCGCCTTCTTCCATCTCCCGAACCCGTTCCTCGTCCTTTATACGCTCGGCGGCGGACTGGTGATCGCGAGCATCTTTCTGCGGCGGCCGAGCCTCCCGGCCGCGACCCTGGCCCACGCGCTGTCCAGCTTTCTCGTGGCCAAC
- a CDS encoding redoxin family protein translates to MMSRLLVLLTILLALPIGSTVPWEPQEGKSLLGSHAPEWSGITWVHGGPLTLESLKGKVILLRFWMGDCPYCIHSAPALLSLRKQYGDRGLVVVGLHHPKSEKARDIGWVSRKADELGFDFPVGQDDQWTTLRAYGVGTVFRHFTSVSFLIDRNGIIRFVHDGGEFHPDGGAGHEECNRAYEALQAAVETTLAHK, encoded by the coding sequence ATGATGTCCAGACTTCTGGTTCTGCTGACGATCCTGCTTGCTTTGCCCATCGGAAGCACGGTCCCGTGGGAGCCGCAGGAAGGCAAGAGCCTCCTGGGCTCGCATGCCCCCGAATGGAGCGGCATCACCTGGGTCCATGGCGGGCCGCTGACGCTGGAATCCCTGAAGGGAAAAGTAATTCTCCTCCGATTCTGGATGGGCGACTGCCCCTACTGCATTCATTCCGCCCCTGCTCTCCTGTCCCTCCGGAAGCAATATGGCGATCGCGGATTGGTCGTCGTCGGGCTGCACCATCCGAAGTCGGAGAAGGCTCGCGACATCGGATGGGTCTCCCGCAAGGCGGACGAGCTGGGGTTCGACTTCCCGGTAGGTCAGGATGATCAGTGGACGACCCTACGAGCCTATGGAGTCGGTACCGTCTTCCGACATTTCACTTCCGTGAGCTTCCTGATCGACCGGAACGGAATCATCCGCTTCGTCCACGATGGCGGGGAATTTCATCCAGACGGGGGGGCAGGGCACGAAGAGTGCAACCGTGCCTATGAGGCGCTGCAGGCAGCCGTCGAGACGACCCTCGCTCACAAGTGA
- a CDS encoding phosphatase PAP2 family protein, with protein sequence MSVDQGRLPHDGKAFRNFHLLRGGVPLLILAMTAAPCTAATQGGPRLCGPIAESAPYDEPVLGDTPADDGSASSDAALSDGSSSLDGTSEEQQAVASEDEASDKPYWRTNLFRRFFSDQKYLFTDWLPAEVHRPGFIYPVLLGTGIALAAGRDADASQPDLGFERDFSSDTGGATLSTAHVFTNLGDAPAGLFLIGTAYLAGRWSGHDRFAESASLSAEAVLDTGLWVSVLKHLTARTRPNAGGTGQFFQYNPPPGQKNDSFPSGHASGAFAAATVFAGMYREQHRWVPWVAYGTAGLVAASRVALGRHFPTDVFVGALVGNSFGRMVLSRDQPVEKRASSGLTPFYDPASGAEGVTWHREW encoded by the coding sequence TTGTCGGTCGACCAGGGCAGGCTGCCGCACGACGGCAAGGCCTTCCGGAACTTCCATCTTCTCCGTGGCGGAGTCCCTCTCCTGATTCTGGCCATGACGGCGGCCCCCTGCACCGCCGCCACCCAGGGGGGGCCGCGGCTCTGCGGTCCCATCGCCGAGTCGGCCCCGTACGATGAGCCGGTGCTCGGGGACACTCCGGCGGACGATGGCTCCGCATCTTCCGATGCAGCTCTGAGCGACGGGTCCTCATCACTGGACGGCACCTCCGAGGAGCAGCAGGCGGTCGCGTCCGAGGACGAAGCCTCCGATAAGCCCTACTGGCGAACCAACCTCTTCCGTCGCTTCTTCTCGGATCAGAAGTACCTGTTCACCGATTGGCTGCCGGCCGAAGTGCATCGTCCGGGATTCATCTATCCGGTCCTCCTCGGGACGGGCATCGCCCTGGCGGCCGGCCGCGATGCCGACGCGAGCCAGCCGGACCTGGGATTCGAGAGGGATTTCAGCTCCGACACCGGAGGAGCCACCCTGAGTACGGCGCACGTCTTCACCAATCTCGGCGACGCGCCCGCCGGCCTTTTCCTGATCGGCACCGCCTACCTGGCCGGGCGTTGGAGCGGGCACGACCGATTCGCGGAATCGGCCAGCCTGTCGGCGGAGGCGGTTCTCGACACCGGGCTTTGGGTTTCGGTCCTGAAGCATTTGACGGCCCGCACCCGCCCGAACGCCGGCGGCACCGGCCAGTTCTTCCAGTACAATCCGCCGCCAGGCCAGAAGAACGACTCCTTTCCCTCCGGCCATGCTTCCGGGGCTTTCGCGGCCGCCACGGTGTTCGCGGGAATGTATCGAGAGCAGCACCGTTGGGTGCCCTGGGTCGCCTACGGGACCGCCGGTCTGGTCGCCGCGTCGCGGGTCGCGCTGGGCCGCCACTTCCCCACCGACGTCTTCGTCGGCGCCCTCGTCGGCAACAGCTTCGGGCGGATGGTGCTTTCGCGAGACCAGCCGGTGGAGAAGCGAGCCTCTTCCGGGCTCACACCCTTTTACGATCCCGCGAGCGGCGCGGAGGGGGTTACTTGGCACCGCGAATGGTGA
- a CDS encoding tetratricopeptide repeat protein — MLRSHRLLLTCCAFLLMLPSALPAAETSTPNSSLPSNKEDWIQIETAHFRIYSNAPERRALELGRSLERFRAVLAAFQTNLRLDTPQPNFIYIFKNQESFNAYNLRVGGKLAEVSGLFHPGWDANYIIMSAAWNLDPRPTIYHEFTHQFVRSNLAIVPAWFNEGLAEYFSTFVGDDKRASLGKPVPEHVQWLSYNDFIPLEKLFEQDYDPDFYTEVTRAGTFYAESWALVHYLLANGAERKSQTGKFLDGIIQGMSPEAALQASLHVSLSGLQKECQAYVARNRFNYSEITFSDKFRVDDSAKVRPMGRSESLARLGELLLNLQEERLPDAEAHLREALRLDPEGGIPLMNMGTLLAAKGEFDKAVSLFERAAASLPDDPLLYYREARALLHRKEGERAVGEESIGSAPPETVERARVLLKRTLKIRPSFAEAYIELGNLSDAPGGSLEEGIEALEKARTLMPSRLDVTMNLFFLNLKMGNRAAAQELFDKAIVPQRDEESIRWARLRLEYDAQVRAAGKAEAVAPEGPGTPVPVPDEALFQERKRSYVQILEEALKTTSDPESRKRLEAEIARAQATIYLPGQIDAFNKAVDLANAKDYPSAVTILEKLLPQVQDEELRTRVEAMLADLKKRVTQ, encoded by the coding sequence ATGCTTCGAAGTCATCGGCTTCTGCTCACTTGCTGCGCCTTCCTTCTAATGCTCCCGAGCGCCCTGCCGGCGGCGGAAACGAGCACGCCGAACTCGTCGCTTCCATCCAACAAGGAGGACTGGATCCAGATCGAGACGGCGCATTTCAGGATCTACTCGAACGCCCCTGAAAGGCGCGCCCTGGAGCTGGGAAGGAGCCTGGAGCGCTTCCGGGCCGTGCTCGCGGCATTCCAGACCAATCTCCGCCTCGACACGCCTCAGCCCAACTTCATCTACATCTTCAAGAACCAGGAGAGCTTCAACGCCTACAACCTGCGCGTCGGCGGGAAGCTCGCGGAAGTATCAGGCCTGTTCCACCCGGGCTGGGACGCGAATTACATCATCATGTCGGCCGCCTGGAACCTCGACCCGCGCCCGACCATCTACCACGAGTTCACGCATCAGTTCGTCCGGAGCAATCTGGCGATCGTGCCGGCCTGGTTCAATGAGGGGCTCGCCGAGTATTTCAGCACTTTCGTCGGCGACGACAAGCGCGCCTCTCTGGGCAAGCCGGTGCCGGAGCACGTGCAGTGGCTTTCCTACAATGACTTCATCCCCCTCGAAAAGCTCTTCGAGCAGGACTACGATCCCGACTTCTACACGGAAGTGACGCGGGCGGGGACCTTCTACGCCGAGTCGTGGGCGCTCGTGCACTACCTTCTCGCCAACGGCGCCGAGCGCAAGTCCCAGACGGGCAAGTTCCTGGACGGCATCATTCAGGGGATGTCGCCGGAAGCGGCGTTGCAGGCCTCTCTCCATGTCTCGCTCTCCGGGCTGCAGAAGGAGTGCCAGGCCTATGTGGCACGCAACCGCTTCAATTACTCCGAGATCACCTTCAGCGACAAGTTCCGCGTCGATGACAGCGCCAAGGTGAGACCCATGGGCCGCAGCGAATCGCTGGCCCGACTGGGCGAGCTGCTCTTGAACCTCCAGGAGGAGAGGCTCCCGGATGCCGAGGCCCATCTGCGCGAAGCGCTGCGTCTGGACCCGGAGGGCGGGATTCCACTGATGAACATGGGAACGCTCCTGGCCGCGAAGGGGGAATTCGACAAGGCGGTTTCCCTCTTCGAGCGGGCGGCGGCCAGCCTGCCCGACGATCCGCTGCTGTACTACCGGGAGGCCCGGGCCCTCCTGCATCGCAAGGAAGGTGAGCGAGCCGTCGGCGAGGAGAGCATAGGATCCGCTCCTCCCGAAACGGTGGAGCGCGCGCGGGTCCTGCTCAAGCGCACCCTCAAGATCCGGCCTTCCTTCGCGGAGGCCTATATCGAGCTGGGGAACCTCTCCGATGCGCCGGGGGGAAGCCTCGAGGAAGGGATCGAGGCGCTGGAGAAGGCCAGGACCTTGATGCCGTCGCGCCTGGACGTCACCATGAACCTCTTCTTCCTCAACCTGAAGATGGGCAACCGCGCCGCCGCCCAGGAGCTTTTCGACAAGGCGATCGTCCCCCAGCGGGACGAGGAGTCGATCCGGTGGGCGAGACTGCGGCTTGAATACGATGCCCAGGTGCGTGCGGCCGGAAAGGCAGAAGCCGTGGCTCCCGAGGGACCCGGCACTCCCGTCCCCGTGCCGGATGAAGCCCTGTTCCAGGAGCGCAAGCGCTCCTACGTACAGATCCTCGAGGAAGCGCTGAAGACCACCTCCGACCCGGAAAGCCGCAAGCGCCTCGAGGCGGAGATAGCGCGGGCACAGGCCACGATCTATTTGCCCGGGCAGATCGATGCCTTCAACAAGGCGGTGGACCTGGCCAATGCGAAGGATTATCCCAGCGCCGTGACGATCCTGGAAAAGCTGCTGCCGCAGGTGCAGGATGAGGAGCTGCGCACCCGCGTGGAAGCGATGCTCGCCGACCTGAAGAAGCGCGTGACGCAATAG
- a CDS encoding redoxin domain-containing protein, whose translation MEADSSARPRPLLRFAILAAAALILIIAGFQAWRAVQAARLRAATERLRTMYFTGDYEGARQEGADLVRRFPQSMELLAWYFVAGGSRKGYGDDDGKLKVARRMTRDHPNDPWGWFALAGTESLLRTSDEQGNEALAASAKALALRPHHPDFIWMRAWSLLLSMDHAGEVPEFVDAHLREVPDPAELLVVKAQALFLLGTQIRANEEQVAAAYATLEEARRRDPGNYHARFLHGVYLSHQGEPEKGLQLLKNAVALAPDSVAAHKAYWEAFNMLEPSLQQHERAAVLADLKVLEAESGRPWGLARAAEQYGALGMRDKQVALEDKLLREHGEDPIGKTVLYHRITRLSQAIDLYGTRRRPPDQGQPGPIQAPPDPERNLDDLLKKESTETLKKSLWDYVSRHDEKGDWLLPQAYSTLFVAIRDDAATSEEELLRVTRGMSKHPWGSASRGVALGALALADRNVGLREVEALVRERLSDLEENLAKEKADFKNEANYRQYLDEATGEMHDALGWVLLKQGRTAEAEKELVLARQLAPGQLVNLFHLGGLAESRRDLDQARRFYGECSTLPSRKENPCLPALRSLYENQHGSLEGFESTLETQQDRGRAIRRERLLADSLKPPMRLPPFRLKDLAGEEVSSDRLEGKIGVIDFWGVWCPGCKTAAPYFQKLVDKYRDEPEVVILSINTFDALPVVQKWIREEGLTFPVLRDAGYVTDHEDIIEAYPTTWFVDRGGHIIYIERGAEENLVEEFSWRIEALKRR comes from the coding sequence ATGGAAGCCGACTCCAGCGCGCGCCCTCGCCCTCTCCTCCGCTTCGCCATCCTGGCGGCCGCGGCCCTGATCCTCATCATCGCCGGCTTCCAGGCCTGGCGGGCCGTGCAGGCTGCGCGCCTTCGTGCAGCGACCGAGCGGCTGCGCACGATGTATTTCACGGGGGACTACGAGGGAGCGAGACAGGAAGGCGCCGACTTGGTCCGCCGGTTTCCGCAGTCGATGGAGCTGCTGGCCTGGTACTTCGTCGCAGGCGGGTCGCGCAAGGGGTACGGCGACGATGATGGGAAGTTGAAGGTGGCGCGGCGGATGACCCGGGACCACCCGAACGACCCATGGGGCTGGTTCGCCCTCGCCGGCACCGAGAGCCTGTTGCGCACCTCGGACGAGCAAGGAAACGAGGCCCTGGCGGCCAGCGCCAAAGCGCTCGCCCTGAGGCCCCACCATCCCGACTTCATCTGGATGAGGGCTTGGTCCCTGCTCCTCTCGATGGACCATGCCGGCGAAGTCCCGGAATTCGTCGACGCTCACCTGAGAGAAGTTCCCGACCCCGCCGAGCTTCTCGTGGTCAAAGCGCAGGCGCTCTTTCTCCTGGGTACGCAGATCCGGGCCAATGAGGAGCAGGTTGCCGCCGCCTACGCGACCCTGGAGGAAGCGCGCCGGCGGGATCCTGGGAATTACCATGCCCGCTTTCTGCACGGGGTGTATCTGTCGCACCAGGGGGAGCCTGAGAAAGGACTTCAGCTGCTGAAGAACGCGGTCGCGCTCGCCCCCGATTCGGTGGCCGCCCACAAGGCGTACTGGGAAGCATTCAACATGCTGGAGCCCTCCCTGCAACAGCACGAGCGCGCGGCCGTGCTGGCCGACCTCAAAGTGCTGGAAGCGGAAAGCGGGCGCCCCTGGGGACTGGCGAGAGCCGCCGAACAGTATGGCGCCCTCGGCATGCGGGACAAGCAGGTGGCCTTGGAGGACAAGCTTCTCCGGGAGCACGGCGAAGATCCGATCGGCAAGACGGTCCTTTACCATCGCATCACCCGGCTGTCGCAAGCGATCGATCTCTATGGAACCCGTCGGCGCCCGCCGGACCAGGGCCAGCCGGGACCGATCCAGGCCCCGCCGGATCCGGAGCGGAACCTCGACGATCTCCTCAAGAAGGAGTCGACCGAGACTCTGAAGAAGTCGCTGTGGGATTACGTGAGCCGCCATGACGAGAAGGGGGACTGGCTTCTTCCCCAGGCCTACTCGACCCTGTTCGTCGCCATCAGGGACGACGCGGCGACCAGTGAAGAGGAGCTGCTGCGGGTGACGCGCGGTATGTCGAAGCACCCCTGGGGAAGCGCCAGCCGGGGAGTGGCGTTAGGGGCGCTGGCGCTGGCCGATCGGAATGTCGGTCTGCGGGAGGTCGAAGCGCTCGTGCGTGAGCGTTTGTCGGATCTCGAGGAGAACCTGGCCAAGGAGAAAGCCGACTTCAAGAACGAGGCCAACTACAGGCAATACCTCGACGAGGCCACCGGCGAGATGCATGATGCGCTGGGATGGGTCCTGCTCAAGCAGGGCCGCACAGCCGAGGCGGAAAAGGAGCTGGTTCTGGCGCGGCAGCTCGCTCCGGGACAGCTCGTCAACCTGTTCCACCTTGGCGGGCTGGCAGAGTCACGAAGAGACCTGGATCAGGCGCGGCGCTTCTACGGCGAATGCTCCACCCTGCCGTCGCGGAAGGAGAATCCCTGCCTGCCTGCTCTGAGGAGCCTCTACGAGAACCAGCACGGCAGCCTGGAAGGATTCGAGTCGACCCTGGAGACCCAGCAGGATCGGGGCAGGGCCATCCGCCGCGAGCGTCTCCTGGCCGACTCTCTGAAGCCTCCCATGAGGCTGCCGCCTTTCCGCCTCAAGGATCTGGCGGGCGAGGAAGTCTCTTCAGACCGGCTGGAGGGAAAGATCGGGGTGATCGATTTCTGGGGGGTTTGGTGCCCGGGCTGCAAGACAGCGGCCCCCTACTTCCAGAAGCTCGTGGACAAGTACCGCGACGAGCCCGAGGTCGTCATCCTGTCGATCAATACCTTCGATGCACTGCCGGTAGTCCAGAAGTGGATCCGGGAGGAAGGCCTTACTTTTCCTGTCCTGCGGGATGCCGGGTATGTCACCGACCACGAGGACATCATCGAGGCTTATCCCACCACCTGGTTCGTGGATCGGGGCGGTCACATCATCTACATCGAGCGCGGGGCCGAAGAAAACCTGGTCGAGGAGTTCTCCTGGCGCATCGAGGCGTTGAAGCGCCGATAA
- a CDS encoding SUMF1/EgtB/PvdO family nonheme iron enzyme — protein MACALVLDSCLALEAATDRVPVWGGRYQAGASSGLQRKAQTLCASTSPPGAACGPQILQNEGRRARRSLNDFEIDRFEVSQERYRECVAVGACMPADWPACRYGDGTVPSEADREILEQHDRPAVCVTFEQARSYCLWRLGDLPDEAQWEKAAGGQRLFPWGDKWNPALLNWGDDGKADGFQLSAPVASFPGGASPFGVQNMVGNVWEWAIRLPELDDAAAYGKQVIRGGGFAAPPYAQRIHKRAPYDPARGYPNVGFRCVYP, from the coding sequence ATGGCCTGCGCGCTGGTCCTTGACTCCTGCCTCGCCTTGGAGGCGGCGACCGACCGGGTACCGGTGTGGGGCGGGCGCTATCAGGCGGGCGCATCCTCTGGTCTTCAGCGAAAGGCCCAAACGCTGTGCGCGTCGACTTCCCCGCCGGGGGCCGCGTGCGGTCCCCAAATCCTCCAGAACGAGGGACGCAGGGCCCGTCGCAGCCTGAACGACTTCGAGATCGATCGTTTCGAAGTAAGCCAGGAGCGGTACCGCGAGTGTGTTGCCGTGGGCGCCTGCATGCCTGCCGACTGGCCCGCCTGCCGTTACGGCGACGGCACCGTTCCTTCAGAGGCAGATCGGGAGATTCTGGAGCAGCATGACCGCCCTGCGGTATGCGTCACTTTCGAGCAAGCGCGATCCTATTGTCTCTGGCGCCTCGGAGATCTCCCCGACGAGGCGCAATGGGAGAAAGCGGCCGGGGGCCAACGGCTCTTTCCGTGGGGAGACAAATGGAATCCGGCGCTGCTCAACTGGGGGGACGACGGAAAGGCAGACGGCTTCCAGCTCAGCGCGCCGGTGGCGAGTTTCCCGGGAGGCGCCAGCCCGTTCGGAGTGCAGAACATGGTGGGCAACGTGTGGGAATGGGCGATCCGTCTGCCCGAGCTCGATGATGCCGCTGCGTACGGGAAGCAGGTCATCCGAGGAGGCGGCTTCGCCGCGCCGCCATACGCTCAAAGAATCCACAAGCGGGCCCCCTACGATCCCGCGCGCGGCTACCCCAATGTCGGCTTTCGCTGCGTTTACCCTTGA
- a CDS encoding RMD1 family protein gives MPTLPVPTTTPSQAERLSVRAVYLEGQIDLKSFRAHNSEYPVLAADPLIVEPVRGSFLVITKFGALVFWNCPEPLQRTILSDTRQLMGGSHAEKMEDSLDVLVGTTENAVTFNEVRLKELSLDRVSIISQAVAQSVALDHIEREVAGALKGFEPVVVDIHSTGRLRLSVRQVLKAVGFALQVRSTVLANLTLFDRPPETWESEMLERLDSQLYDFFDLEERLSAINQKVAYFTDMSSIFMNLLSDRRNVQLELTIVVLILIEVVVFLWSILR, from the coding sequence ATGCCCACCCTGCCGGTGCCGACGACTACTCCCAGCCAGGCCGAGCGCCTGAGCGTGCGGGCCGTCTACCTCGAAGGGCAGATCGATCTCAAGAGCTTTCGCGCCCACAACTCCGAGTACCCGGTCCTGGCCGCCGATCCGCTGATCGTCGAGCCGGTGCGCGGCAGCTTCCTGGTCATCACCAAGTTCGGGGCCCTCGTCTTCTGGAACTGTCCGGAGCCGCTGCAGCGCACGATCCTCTCGGACACCCGTCAGCTGATGGGCGGTTCCCATGCCGAGAAGATGGAGGACTCGCTGGACGTGCTGGTGGGCACCACAGAAAACGCCGTCACCTTCAACGAGGTGCGGCTCAAAGAGCTTTCCCTCGATCGAGTCAGCATCATCTCGCAGGCGGTCGCCCAGTCGGTGGCCCTGGATCACATCGAGCGGGAGGTGGCGGGCGCGCTGAAGGGATTCGAGCCGGTCGTTGTCGACATCCACAGCACCGGTCGCCTCCGGCTCTCGGTGCGACAGGTTCTCAAGGCGGTCGGCTTCGCCTTGCAGGTGCGCTCGACCGTGCTCGCCAACCTGACGCTCTTCGACCGCCCGCCGGAAACCTGGGAAAGCGAGATGCTGGAGCGGCTCGACAGCCAGCTGTACGACTTCTTCGACCTGGAGGAGCGCCTCTCGGCCATCAACCAGAAGGTGGCCTACTTCACCGACATGAGCTCCATCTTCATGAATCTGCTGAGCGATCGCCGCAACGTCCAGCTCGAGCTCACCATCGTCGTCCTGATTCTCATCGAGGTCGTGGTCTTCCTCTGGTCGATCCTCCGCTGA